Within Rhipicephalus microplus isolate Deutch F79 chromosome 9, USDA_Rmic, whole genome shotgun sequence, the genomic segment CACGTAAAAAAGGGGCGAAATTTTGCTTGGTCAAATGTTGTGGTCCGTGCATGAAGCTACTCCTATGTCAGTACAACAACTTACGTATTTATGTCGTCACAGAATACTACTAGCTATACAACACCAAAGTTTGGTTCGCTTGGTGCACTGTGCCAATGCGGGATTTTCTTTGAATTCGCGCATGTGGGAGGGGCAAAAACTTCGAAAAAGGAATCGAAGTGCCAAAGAGTGTCTAATGACGTGAACCATTTACTCCTGCTAATTACATATTATATATTTTGTTTAGGACAGTGAATTTGTACATAAGAATAATATGTAAAGCTTTATGGGTGGAAAACGACATGAAAAAGCTCTGAATGCTATTGAGGACAGCACTCCCTGCATTCGCTCTACATTGTGGCTGTTCCACGATCCCAAGGATGTTCTCAAGAGGCGCATGAAAAACATTGAAAGAATTTGAAAGCCATGCCATTGACAAACACGACTTAGAATCAAGTTTTAATGAGCTTTTTTTCATAGTGAAGTTTTAAAAATAACAACTGAAAGCAAATACAAAATTCATTGCATCATAACGCCAGGCTGACGAAGTTGAAAGCCACAAAATGCCCCTGCAGTTGGGCATCAAAACGGCGCGAAAAGGCGAAGAAGATGCGCCCAAACATATCTAGCCTCCAATCACTGCATAATCCAATGAAGTGCAAGCTGCACGCATTCAACAAAAGTAACCATTAGAACAAGAAAAAACTGGGGATGCTTGATCTGCTATTTTCAGAGCAACATATCACCGGGTTCTGCCAGGACTCATTGCGTGGAGTGCAAAGAGTTCTTTCAGTTTGCGGGGGGACCCACGGATGAGTTTAATATGTTTCTAGTGCAAAATATGAGCGCATGAAATTTTTCAGTGTCTCATTTTGCCCAGCAGGTTGGGGCAAAATAAGACATGCGGCGCATTTTCTATTGCTTTTGAAAATGCCCCCTTCGAACTATGGCAACATGGTCATAGTTATGCACCACACACTTTCTACCCAAAGGGAAGTTTCTGCATTGACATCTAATAGTAAAAAGGGAAATAAAAGGTGATATATcctattttaaatttttttttagcATTTTACCTCACCCCACCTATACTTAGCGTGAGCTGCCTTCTGGCGACGAAGCCTTGCTAGACATGCTTCTGTTTGCTGCAGTGTCTCCGCAGCATGTTtagccttttttttctgttcattgCATTACAAGCAGCGTGCCATAGAATACTCCAAAGCAAGAAAATAAACAATAGGACTAAAAAAGTATTCGTAAGGCTTTCGCTATTTTGCTTTAAAATCGGTGTTTCGGGTGTGACCTTATTTCTTAGTTCAGAGGGGTTGTGAACGCTGTGCtggttttttttgttcctttgcaATTGTGACATAAAAAACGTATCTTGTAAGGTACCTGAATCATCACTCTTATATAACAATATTTCGTTTCGTGCGTGAATATTACATCAATTTACATACCAGTGTCAGTGCCGGAGTATTAGCGtctcacgaaaaagaaaaaaattgtagacACTTTAGAATTCAAGTGTATTGTGCACTTTCATTTCAGCTAGGTACTCCGTTGCTGTCGCAAACCGGATGCTGTCCCACCCAGAAGATGTGTCGCTAAGCCTGAAAGGTGTCATAAGCGGCAGTGGATTTCTTGGCCCAGTGTTGGAGATCGCAGAATCAAGCAGATTCCTCTACGAAATGTCTATGGTCGACGAAACAGGACGCGGACGCTTCAAACAGGAATTCGAAACGATGAAACTACTTGCAGCAAATCAATCTACAGCTCTCGGAGCAGTACTAATGCTGGGTGCTACAATATTCACCAGCTCTGAATCACCAACTCTATTTCAAGAGCTTACATTATTCAATGATCACGCGAGTCCTCTTTTTACAGAAAGGCCAGGTATCATGTATGCATGTGTTGTGGTTCTTAATTCAACATATATGAGACAAGCGCTCCATGTTGGAGGTGTACCTTTTCAATTTAACAACCCGCTCCTTCTGTCAAACCTTGCACCTGACTGGTTAGTAGAGATCAATGCCATGGTAGAAAAAGTACTAAATGAATCAAGCCTGCTTTCTTACATAGGCCAACTTGACACTCTTTTTCCCGCGGTGAATCAGAAAGCGTACTTCGCCAAACTGAATTGGACGCATGCAGATACGTATCGTAACACCAGCCATCAGCTCTGGAGGAAACCAGACAGGTATTATGGCCATGATGGTTATATAAAGAAAGTAGCGCATTTAACAGAGGCTGTTCTTCTGGGAATGAGTCACTACAGTTCTGCAGAAAAACCTGACGAAGTGTACTATTTGATAACAGAATTTGCGGCTAATTCATCAAATACTGCGAAAGTGGGAGTGATGATTGAGAATGCTAGAGTACAATAAACATTGAATTCTTATGTGTATGTGAACGTTGTATTAAATTATTGATTATTCAAGCCATGGGCCCCTAAGCAGTGCCTACACTTACTCAGGCTTTCTGTGCGTTAGTTTCACGAGCTCAAAAGTCCTAAATTTCGCtagcaaataataaaaaataatgaacaCATTTTTTCTCATACGAACAACAGAAATAAATTCTTGGCTTTTAAACCATATTTTCACCTAGGCATACGATTTCTCATGTTTTTCtgcatacttgtttttttttttaaatattgtatTGAGAAAGCTTCTGCACCGCATACGGCGATTAGTAAGTATACTAAAGTGGCACGTATTCGTAACCTAAAAAAGTGATGCAAAGGCTGACAAAGTATAATGGGCAATAGACATACCAGACGAACACTTTCTATTGCAGCACAGCCAAGACTACAGGAACAAAACACACACTTTTCAAAACGAAAGTGTTTTGTGCAGGTGTCCATGAAGATTTTAGTGACGTATTTTTGCTACGGAAGGGATGCCGGAAAAATGCGCACTATCAGATGGCAtcaaaaaacttaaaaaaaggcagatcccacgtacaatgtgAATAGATACGCGAAGCAttaatgaggaaagttgatatgtcactttaaaataaccACAAAATTACGAAGAAGAGGTAAATTCTGGCGCACACGACCTACGTGCCATGGTTCTCATGTTTGGatctgtcgtttaccttcgtcatctattcacgtcacgagatgccaaacttagtatatgtgaagctagcgaaacggccgcgagcatgctataaacatgatatgttgtcatgttcttctatgatgcgtgtcatgattatcacgtttgcaccagtcatatactatCGTCATCTAATGACGTCACATgacaccgaatttggcatatgtggagcttgcgaaatggccacgagtgcatcatgaagggcccaatatactctgacGTGACGTTGACGCGCGCTCACGCTGGGCACCgagacgctatacgttagcaaaacgcgagaactttaTAATCtcacgccaggtgcgaccagcgtccatcggcgcggctcgttggcaaccggcgcgaaatgcgacatgctgcatttcgcaccgattcgttacccaggcagcactgcgtctgcctcttttcgtgacggagggacgctggacgcgatGAAacacgcatgtgtcaaagcagcgcggcgcacacctgcgagtatacggcaggaccggcgcctccCGTAGCcaggccggcgtgacgcgacgaaactaACGCTGCCGCGCACGCgcgccgtgtcacgtcgaagtgtattggcgccttgactgtgccatgtagacatgttgtcacatgacacggatctcatgattgttatgtttgcaccttcgtcatccgttgacgtcacgtaataccgaatttggcttatgtgaagctaacgaaacggccgggagcgcatcatgagcgtagcgtgtagtcatgctgttacatgacacgcatctcccgtttatcatgtttgcaccagtcacataccttcgtcatccattcacgtaccgtaatacgcaATTTTGTATATGGgacgctagtgaaatggccgtgagcgcatcatgagcgcggcgtgtactcatgttgttacatgacacgcatgtcatgaatttcatgttaggttctgtcgcttgtatttaccatgcaatcatgtcataccataccagttttgcaacatgtcatgtgaacgaaaccaccacaagagagcaagaccatgaaatgtaaatcatgacgatAATGTCATACATCTCATGatgttcatgttatgactaattaaATGTGCTCGTCACagagtcatgttataccataataagtttggtatcgataccattatccaaacggccaggagagctagaagtcgtaggcggctagacgcacacacacacacacacacacacacacacacacacacacacacacacacacacacacacacacacacacacacacacacacacacacacacacacacagacacacacagacacacacagacacacacacaggcacacacacagacacacacacacacacagacacacacacagacacacagacacacacacagacacacagacagacacacacagacagacacacacacagacacacagacagacacacagacagacacacagacagacacacagacagacacacagacagacacacacacagacacacacacagacacacagacagacacacagacagacacacagacagacacacacacacacacacacacacagacagacacacagacagacacacagacagacacacagacagacacacagacagacacacacacagacacacacacagacacacagacagacacacacacagacacacacacacacacacacacacacacacacacacagacagacagacagacagacagacagacagacagacagacagacagacagacagacagacagacagacagacagacagatagatagatagatagatagatagatagatagatagatagatagatagatagatagatagatagatagatagatagatagatagatagacagacagacagacagacagacagacagacagacagacagacagacagacagatagaagatagatagatagatagatagatagatagatagatagatagatagatagatagatagataaatagatatagataaatagatatagatagatagatagatagatagatagatagatagatagatagatagatagatagatagatagatatggatagatagacagacagacagacagacattatTATGTATTTTTACATAAGAAAATtacgttattttttttctctagtgCAGCATGTAACACTCAAATGAAAGCAAATAATTATATCTCCCCGAGGGCTACCAAACAATGATGCCAGCGAACACTGCTGTCGCAGACGATGTGGTTCAACGCCACGCTCAGCAAGCGCCTGCGCATGCGTGAGCGGCTGCTGGAGCGTGACTGCAGCGCTGGCCGCAGTGCGATGCCATGCGCTCCGATATTTCTCCAAAGTCTGAAACACACGTATTGGTCTTTTGCTGCTTACCACAGGTGCCCGCGAAATGCAAATAAACTCGCAAGCATTTcctcgagggtgaacatggttaagtgcgaatgcacggggtgatgctataagGGGGAGTAAGGTAAAatctgttggcattcgccagtgagttaacgtaaactcccccgtgtgatcacattgcgattcccaggaaccattagaccctctcagAAAATCTTGGTAAGTtgacgcgtatatgtgagagtaaattcacactgtaatgatgtttatgtccgcggcccgcttgcgctcggcatcacgggcccttcgccgcactgccttgtcttcaaccggcgcgacatcttcaacgacgcgtgcaatgctctcACTCTATTGCGCTGTACTCGTTGTAGGAGGTATCGCATTCGAGGTTGATGcgtgcgatggatccatacctatgatgacttgccgatctcgagcaagtcgtggctgccacgcgcagccacggagcggagggcggagtGCGCGCAATCACGGGGTGTGTGATTGCTACAGATCACGGAGGAAGGTCCTCCGTGCTACACATGCTTCTCTCCGCTCCTCGCACCagtgctaggggagaggaggaggcgcaccgtgGACGGCGGATTCAttgtcgcttataaagtgcattcgcactttaAAGAAATGTAGCGCATGACAAGCCCGCTTGCACGTCTATGCACGCAGTGTTTGTAGTGCTCTCTGACGTTACGCGTGCAAACGACTATAGCACTTGGGCGTGTGCGTTGCCTCAACAACACAGCGACTGTGGCAGTGGTTGTGCGATGACACACCTTTTGCTAGTGGCAACACAAGTGCTTCTGCTTATCGCTGTCAAGAATCGTTGCCAGAGAAATGCCTCGTTTGTATGCGTAACATTAGGAAGCACTTCagtcatgcccccccccccccccaggcaaGCCGGTATGTCCTGGGGTATTTTTAGTGTTTAGCGGGCATTTGTAGTAAGCATAAAACAGTGATAAATAGCGTACCTAAATGTATATACTTGCTCGTTGGATGTTTAGCAAAGCGATATACATTTTTTCTACATAGGATATTTTGCCAGCTTCGTTATTTAAAataattatggaccatctcccccgAAGGAAACCACAatgggatgcaaagcagcagcggtgcgcccCCTGCTGGCCTGGCAGAAACGGGCattgacgcgggtgctggaagaacggtgtGAAGCGAAACCCAGTGTAGCCATTTCTCGAGTAAACTTTTCTTTGAAACacaaagacatgggaggcgggttAAGGCttcatgtaagtttcatcgcagataaacaagcCAAAAGAGTGTTtgcactcgacgtgcggtcgagcgttgtggGCGGTGAAAAGGGTGAAGCGAgcgagaagtgtgttgcgagtgggtGGGGGAGCCGGCAGCGTGGGCGCCGTGGCAAGCGTGCAGTGGGTGAGGGAGAGAAAGACGTGAGCGCGCACCTGCGAGAAAAGCgcgtaaagtgccaaccactggcatgCGTATGcacgcgtctacgcgtcaaaagcgtctagtcacGCCTggggaggaaaagggcgcgcaaccactggcacgcgtcaaccACGTTGACCCCCACGCGTCCAAGGctgatgcacaatgttgcttggcCTTGGCTTAGAACTGTCGAAGTTCAGCACAGAATGCCACATTCCTAACTGGAACGGGTttatattgtcgcgacgtcaagagagaggtcgtactcgaagacgctgagaaaacagcagcgggtcggtctttttgttaaccgcgtgagagagagttcgtcatctttctcgttgttgcgttctgcataaaagcgtgcagatgtgcgtatgcgctgtcgccttcgtctttttcgcgggacgcacgtgacatttgcctccctccgaaaatggcatcgtcccgatgcgcagccaaggcactctacttataaaaacgcacatatgcactggcacgcacaggacaaacgagagttagctggacaagtagggtttcatccggatgacatgcacgatttcgggtgagcagtttcggcgactggaactgcaatcgccgtcgggaataacttcgtagttgatgtcgttcaatcgtcgggtgacttgATATGGACCAGAGTATCGTCgcaatagcttttctgaaagtccgcgtcgacgtattgggatccagactcataccttgtcgcctggtttgtaggttaccaatttatgtcgtaggtcgtactgtttcgcatctttgtgttgctggtgacaaatacgcacgcgggctaactgtcgggcttcttcggcacgctgaccaatttcttcggcgtcagcgtgagtgtctcacactcgtgcggcagcatagcgtccaacgttgtagtgacttcgcgcccgtgtattaaactaaacggcgtcattccggtagtttcctgccgggcagtattataggcgaaggtcacataaggcaagatttcgtcccagttcttgtgttctgtgtcgacatacattcagagcatgtctgcgagggtcttattaagccgctctgttagtccgtttgtttgtgggtggtacgccgttgttctccggtgagctgtaccactgagcctgagaaccgactccaaaagttctgccacgaacgcagttcctctatccgtgatgagaactgttggagccccgtgccgaaggacgacgttttctatgaaaaaatgagccgcttctgctgctgtggccctcggcatggctttagtttctgcgtagcgagacaagtagtcagtggcgacaatgatccatctgttccctgtggtagaagttgggaatgggcccaggatatccattccgatttgggcgaatggctttgctggtacttgaacggaatgtaataagcctgccagccggccgggtggtgctttgcgtctttgacagtcggcacatgtttggacgtgaggcttcacagcagcaggtaggttaggccagtagtaactgttttgcagacgggacaatgttcgagtgtaaccgagatgaccagaggtgacttcatcatggcaggcttccagaacttttttttcgcagtgatacagggacgacgagcaagtatgggctgccggtgggaaaaaagtttttcttgtataggacgtcgttccttaaacaaaaagatggcactcctctcgcgaAAATTCGTggcacgtcttcccgtcgtccttctaagaaatcgataagcgaaagcaggtcagggtcacggcgctgctcttgGGAGATAggggccgcgttgatgactcccaagaatgcggcgtccatagactcgtcattaatagcggcaggctcaacgggtgaccgcgagagacagtctgcgtcggtgtgcttcttccctgatttataaataatggtcatatcaaactcctgaagccgaaggctccagcgtgctgaacggccggatgggtctttcaagttagtgagccagcaaagcgagtggtgatcactgaggACCTTGAATGAgtggccgtacagatacggtcgaaatttgagaaccgcccaaaccacggcgaggcactctttctcggtagttgagtagttctcttccgtgcgagagagagctctgctggcataggctatcactttctcggagttatcttgccattgtatcagtacggcgcccagccctacattgcttgcgtcggtgtgaagtgctgttggcacttcctggtcaaagtgcgccagaaccggaggtgtttggaggcgttggcgtaattcgttgaacgctgtttgttccttttcgctccaaagaaaggggacatcctctcgtgtgagccgcgtcggaggcgccgcaatagacgaaaagttggcgatgaatcgtcggtaataagcgcagaggcctaagaagcgtctcactgctcttttgtcatgcggtgcgggaaactttgcgacagcgtcgattttgcccgggtcaggtcgaacaccttcgtggctgaccacgtggcctaagaagcaaagttcgttgaaaccgaaatagcacttctctggctttaaagtcaggccagccgaacgtatagcttgtagaactgcgaataatcgacttaggtgttcctcgaatgtagctgagaagacgacaacgtcgtctagataaactaagcatgtctgccacttaagtcctgatagcacagtgtccattaaacgctgaaaagtgtccattaaacgctggcactgagcataacccgaatggaagcactttaaattcataaagaccgtcgggcgtcacgaaagcagttttctcacggtctctgtcgtctacctctatttgccaatagccacttcgcaggtccatcgatgagaaatagcgtgcatgccgcagccgatcaagagagtcatctatacgtggcagtgggtagacgtctttcttcgttacttggtttaacttgcggtaatctatacagaagcgcaagctgccgtctttctttttaaccaataccacgggggatgcccagggacttttggaaggctgtattacgtcatcttggagcatcttctgaacttgcttttggatctcctcacgttctttcggagccacacggtatgggttttgacggattggtctcgtattttcttcaatgatgattcggtgccgggtcagtggtgtttgctcgactttcgacgtgcacgaaaaacaatttttgaactggtgtatcagctctagtaggcgctgtttttccgaggctgacagggttgagcaaatgttgacagacaaaggtgtcgaggctgggatggtcgcttcgtccggttgcaaagcgaagcaatctctggcttggtccacgtcgtcgtagtaggcaatcgcggtgcccttctggatgtggcgacgctcgttgctgaagttggtgatgaggacttctgcttgcccatcaattagtgccagaatgcctctcgctattgaaacaccttgcgtaagcaatagcgtgtctattcgctccgctatcacctcattacggcacggccgttcacacaacaccgacacaaggcagcaagatctcggcaggagcatcacatcatcggctacacgtaaacgttgcagttgttcttcagtggtggcgtcgacgtaaggatgggcggaaaaggtgacgatacgttctgggatgttgatgacagcaccatactctcgcagaaaatccatacccaaaatcaactctttacaacagtccggtaaaatgacaaaagtggcgacgaagttcgaatcatcgattacgagccaagcggtgcatttaccggttggcgtcattagctgcccaccaccactccttatgctcggcccactccacggcgtcttaaccttcttaaggcggtcggcgagctcttgtcgcataatagagaagtcagcacgagtgtcaaccagtgctgttacgtggtgtccgtctataataacgctgaggtcggcacgtacaaattcattggcagtagtactcgtggttgttgtcgtcttcgtcatcaccgtcgtcacgtcgtctttgtgtagaggcaagggggtctttttggcgtctcggcaattggcaaTCTTGCCCCCTGAGGTCGCGGCAGTTAatttccctggcacgggcttggggagcggtttctgatggcgtccgcgtatctttggcgattaGGGGAAtgctgacctcgtgcaggtgagggagaccgccagtgACGACTTgatgaagacgcttggttggtcggtaggtgatcagcaccatggtcacgagggtcttcagaataaaaagaagcgggccgagaaaagtttccaaaccgggtttctcgatgacggcagtagcgcgagatgtggcctggttcgccgcagtggaaacaaaggggtcgacggtcggcagtgcgccacaagtcggtccgacgtactggtggtcgccgcacaggttcacgctgccaccacggcaaggtaacgggccgtggctgaaagggtgcttcttctggggcaggcggatgacggcggacggcatcagcataggttagtggacgtggttcgggtggtggcgccggtgatggaaaggcttgctgtagttcctggcgcacgatttctgcaacagaagcaactgggggatcggtagacggaaggccgagggcccgaaGCTCTTCCCGCAGCatttgtcgaatcatttgccgtaaagagttttcggaaacggccgcgttttgagcggcggcaccaacaggcgtttggtcgggcaggcggtcaaagtggcggcatcgttgccggagcgcccgctcaatgacagtcgcctctttgatgaattcatccactgttgttggcggatttcgtacaaggccggcgaaaagtggttccttaactccccgcatgagatgacgaactttccttgcctcgggcatgtcagggtcagcgcggcaaaatag encodes:
- the LOC119165639 gene encoding venom serine carboxypeptidase-like, whose translation is MTWPHIRILIILAVCLQYIKGADTNGETEQTNSDSPVPPERSLPEQKPLLLTPLIMNCSYDEAREKSQVELFRNMGINAHSGYITVNETINLFFVLVEGAKNDSSEPLLLWTQGGPGLSALFGLFLENGPVAINESGNLSPRNNTLQKNMSVLYVDLPVGAGFSFTTHNDSYAKSLNDIVFSVMEFLKQFLQLFGYYRNRPFYLGGESYGARYSVAVANRMLSHPEDVSLSLKGVISGSGFLGPVLEIAESSRFLYEMSMVDETGRGRFKQEFETMKLLAANQSTALGAVLMLGATIFTSSESPTLFQELTLFNDHASPLFTERPGIMYACVVVLNSTYMRQALHVGGVPFQFNNPLLLSNLAPDWLVEINAMVEKVLNESSLLSYIGQLDTLFPAVNQKAYFAKLNWTHADTYRNTSHQLWRKPDRYYGHDGYIKKVAHLTEAVLLGMSHYSSAEKPDEVYYLITEFAANSSNTAKVGVMIENARVQ